In the Gemmatimonadota bacterium genome, one interval contains:
- a CDS encoding sigma-54-dependent Fis family transcriptional regulator, translating into MARILVVDDEEGIRRVLRQVLEYDGHEVRTAAGGGEALSIYQEFRPDLTFLDVKMARMDGLEVLGRLREQDPGALVVMISGHGTIETAVDATRRGAYDFLEKPLDTDRLLLTIRNALLQRGLELENARLRGEFESRYEIVGSSFAIRALLDRIEKVGPTDARVLITGENGTGKELVARALHRLSARADAPFVEVNCAAIPAELIESELFGHVKGSFTGAHADRTGKFEQAHSGTLYLDEVGDKSQAAQAKVLRALQDRIEKVGPTDA; encoded by the coding sequence GTGGCGCGTATCCTGGTGGTGGATGACGAGGAAGGGATCCGGCGGGTGCTGCGCCAGGTCCTCGAGTATGACGGGCACGAGGTCCGCACTGCCGCCGGCGGCGGGGAAGCGCTCTCCATTTACCAGGAGTTCCGGCCCGACCTGACGTTCCTGGATGTGAAGATGGCGCGCATGGATGGACTGGAGGTGCTCGGTCGGCTGCGCGAGCAGGATCCCGGCGCGCTGGTGGTCATGATCAGCGGGCACGGCACCATCGAGACGGCGGTCGACGCGACCCGCCGCGGCGCCTACGATTTCCTCGAGAAGCCGCTCGATACCGACCGGCTGCTGCTCACCATCCGCAACGCGTTGCTGCAACGCGGGCTCGAGCTCGAAAACGCGCGACTGCGGGGCGAGTTCGAGAGCCGCTACGAGATCGTGGGCTCGAGCTTCGCGATCCGGGCGCTGCTGGACCGGATCGAGAAGGTGGGACCGACGGACGCGCGCGTCCTCATCACGGGTGAGAACGGCACGGGCAAGGAGCTGGTGGCGCGGGCGCTGCACCGGCTGTCAGCGCGGGCGGACGCACCGTTCGTCGAGGTGAACTGCGCCGCCATCCCGGCCGAGCTGATCGAGAGCGAGCTGTTCGGTCACGTCAAGGGCTCGTTCACCGGCGCGCACGCTGACCGGACCGGCAAGTTCGAGCAGGCGCACAGCGGCACGCTCTACCTGGACGAGGTGGGCGACAAGAGCCAGGCCGCGCAGGCCAAGGTGCTGCGCGCGCTGCAGGACCGGATCGAGAAGGTGGGACCGACGGACGCG